A stretch of Fusarium poae strain DAOMC 252244 chromosome 2, whole genome shotgun sequence DNA encodes these proteins:
- a CDS encoding hypothetical protein (TransMembrane:1 (o1035-1052i)) codes for MKHQENGTTSVKTPTFSQILKLQRDASALRAFIVTLKQSNTQEREQLLSSVVDNDGNVSLPVSVDETLPTETQVSSIGLSSRPAIASDDELDIASFVSVDDSGETNSFGPTSALYNPARNGSNNSKQYDSTWTENVKNSLIANAALQRHLEPAVMRDLQCSGQYCSIFMLNAIFACCSKFSPRPEVREDYGDPSSAGLQFFHRCDELLAKDSLLMRPHITTIVGLLFLGSTYVARGETSKGWLYTGYALRMVYDLGLHLDPKQTTDQPEEIEIKRRVFWGAFVCDKLQSLYLGRPVAINLCDSQVSREFLDLYEETEPFRIPNLASESTPGLPKDMDDMVPRYSVSTFQQLCLLSKIMTTIINRFYVVGATFSNAQDSLLKIEQALQKWREDLAPELDFQPWNSASARAQTPNIMVLHNLYYSLIILVHRPFISDGHLRSTGTPSRSWEQCTDAARCITRIAFVYKLTYGLSGAPYVLAYTVYVACTIHVRNAASQSHKEDHLDLLNKSLTCLDELCIANPGVAKPANSIRRLIEANRLDLTVVLGATTPGDSSSDICGSRRMIVLVSLPHIFSNMSRLPQNVDVLIVGSGNAGFAAALSAADNGAKNILLIDKCPEEWVGGNSYFTAGAYRIAHGGLNDLLPFVNNVSHEQAGKIDLAPYTEKDFQDDMNRVCMGRSDPELARTLIENSNSTIKWLASNGIRFQLSFNRQAYEVDGRFKFWGGLHIKTQDGGKGLIEDYLAAIKRRGIQVSWSTALTGLQKLEKDDSYNVQLLANGRGCSLNASAVVLAAGGFESNPRMRSQFLGAGWDMAMVRGTPYNTGDVLNLAIEQLGAKAVGNWSGCHSVAWDANADPNTGDREASNEYTKSGYPLGLMLNVDGQRFVDEGVDLRNYTYAKFGRAILQQPEQLAFQVWDSRTIDWLRMEEYREERVERIFAKSIEELAQKCAELGLRNTAAFVDTIQEYNEAVYAHRQENPGAKWDPAIRDNVSTQSSKKKLALAKSNWALPLDQGPYMAVKPLARTHDQIMAGLQPNIWAGVAIPWLAAMCSLFMRRSYSQQATAASCWNGRCTRTLASKYPTQYPQMKRRRFCNKPGSLAS; via the exons ATGAAACACCAAGAAAACGGTACAACTTCAGTAAAAAC GCCCACATTTTCGCAGATCCTCAAACTCCAACGCGACGCGTCTGCTCTCAGAGCATTTATCGTGACTCTCAAGCAAAGTAACACACAGGAACGTGAACAATTGCTATCATCTGTCGTCGACAACGATGGAAATGTCAGCTTGCCAGTTTCAGTAGATGAGACTCTTCCAACAGAAACCCAGGTTTCCTCAATTGGTCTGTCTTCCCGACCCGCAATTGCATCCGACGATGAGCTAGACATTGCCAGCTTTGTATCTGTTGACGACTCTGGTGAGACCAACAGCTTTGGTCCGACATCCGCCTTGTATAATCCAGCAAGGAATGGTTCCAACAATAGCAAGCAATATGACTCAACATGGACCGAGAATGTCAAGAATAGCTTGATAGCAAATGCTGCTCTGCAGAGGCATTTAGA ACCTGCTGTTATGCGCGATTTGCAATGCTCGGGTCAGTACTGCTCCATCTTTATGCTcaacgccatcttcgcctGCTGCAGCAAGTTCTCGCCTCGTCCAGAGGTCAGAGAAGACTATGGAGATCCATCAAGCGCCGGTCTTCAGTTTTTCCATCGTTGCGACGAGCTTCTTGCAAAAGATTCCCTCCTAATGCGACCGCACATTACAACAATCGTGGGACTTCTCTTTCTGGGCTCAACATACGTCGCTCGTGGAGAGACATCGAAGGGATGGTTGTatactggttatgccctacGAATGGTCTACGATTTAGGTCTCCATCTAGACCCCAAACAGACGACAGATCAGCCCGAGGAGATAGAAATCAAGAGACGGGTGTTCTGGGGCGCCTTTGTCTGTGATAAGCTTCAGAGTCTATACCTAGGTCGACCTGTGGCCATCAATCTTTGCGACTCCCAGGTATCACGTGAGTTTCTTGACTTGTACGAAGAAACAGAACCGTTTCGCATCCCCAACTTGGCATCAGAATCCACCCCTGGCTTGCCAAAGGATATGGATGATATGGTTCCTAGGTATTCTGTATCGACTTTCCAACAATTATGCCTCTTGTCTAAGATAATGACGACCATTATCAATCGTTTCTATGTAGTCGGAGCCACATTCTCAAACGCCCAAGACAGTCTTCTGAAAATCGAGCAGGCGTTGCAGAAGTGGCGAGAAGACTTAGCTCCCGAGCTTGACTTCCAGCCCTGGAACTCTGCGAGCGCACGAGCCCAGACGCCGAACATCATGGTTCTACACAATCTGTATTACTCCCTTATTATTTTGGTTCATCGACCATTTATATCGGATGGACATCTTCGCTCAACCGGAACACCCTCTCGATCCTGGGAGCAATGTACAGACGCAGCTCGGTGTATTACACGTATAGCATTCGTTTACAAGTTGACTTATGGACTCAGCGGGGCTCCTTATGTCCTGGCATATACAGTCTACGTCGCGTGTACCATACATGTTCGCAACGCGGCCTCCCAAAGCCACAAGGAGGACCATCTGGATCTATTGAACAAGAGCTTAACATGCTTGGATGAACTTTGCATTGCGAATCCAGGTGTTGCAAAGCCGGCCAACAGTATCAGGCGCCTGATTGAAGCCAATCGCCTGGACCTGACAGTTG TGCTGGGAGCAACAACACCCGGAGACTCATCGTCCGATATTTGTGGGTCACGGAGAATGATTGTCCTGGTGTCATT ACCCCACATTTTTTCCAACATGTCTCGTCTCCCTCAGAACGTCGACGTCTTGATCGTGGGCAGTGGCAATGCTGGATTTGCAGCAGCTCTGTCTGCGGCCGACAACGGAGCCAAGAACATTTTACTCATAGATAAGTGTCCCGAAGAATGGGTCGGTGGCAATTCTTATTTCACTGCTGGCGCCTATCGTATCGCCCATGGCGGTCTCAACGATCTGTTGCCGTTCGTCAACAACGTTTCCCACGAGCAAGCGGGAAAAATCGACCTTGCGCCCTACACCGAGAAAGATTTCCAGGATGATATGAATAGAGTGTGTATGGGACGTTCAGACCCGGAGCTGGCCAGGACGCTTATTGAAAACTCCAATTCAACTATCAAATGGCTTGCTTCCAACGGTATTCGCTTCCAACTGTCTTTCAACAGACAAGCATACGAGGTTGATGGGAGGTTCAAGTTCTGGGGAGGTCTTCACATCAAGACTCAAGATGGAGGCAAGGGTCTTATTGAAGACTACCTTGCCGCGATCAAGAGACGGGGCATTCAGGTTTCATGGTCAACAGCGCTCACAGGACTGCAAAAGCTTGAGAAGGACGATAGCTACAACGTTCAATTGCTAGCCAATGGTCGCGGATGTTCTTTGAACGCTAGCGCTGTTGTATTGGCTGCCGGAGGATTTGAGTCTAACCCTCGGATGCGAAGTCAATTCCTCGGTGCTGGTTGGGATATGGCCATGGTGCGTGGAACACCTTACAACACCGGGGATGTTTTAAACCTGGCCATCGAACAATTGGGCGCGAAAGCTGTCGGAAACTGGTCCGGATGCCATTCCGTTGCCTGGGACGCTAATGCTGACCCAAATACTGGCGACCGAGAAGCCTCCAACGAGTACACCAAGTCGGGTTACCCCCTGGGCCTTATGCTGAATGTTGATGGCCAGCGTTTTGTCGACGAAGGTGTTGACTTGAGAAATTACACCTATGCAAAGTTTGGTCGGGCTATTCTCCAGCAGCCAGAACAGCTTGCCTTCCAGGTTTGGGATTCAAGAACCATTGACTGGCTGCGAATGGAGGAGTACCGAGAGGAGCGTGTCGAACGTATTTTTGCAAAGTCAATCGAGGAGCTGGCGCAAAAATGTGCCGAGCTTGGACTTCGAAATACAGCAGCATTCGTTGACACAATCCAAGAGTACAATGAAGCAGTCTACGCGCATCGTCAAGAAAACCCCGGCGCCAAATGGGACCCAGCCATCAGAGACAATGTCTCAACTCAATCTTCAAAGAAGAAGCTGGCTTTGGCCAAGTCCAATTGGGCTTTACCCTTGGATCAGGGTCCTTACATGGCAGTAAAG CCCCTTGCACGCACACATGACCAAAtaatggctggacttcaACCCAACATTTGGGCTGGCGTCGCCATTCCTTGGCTTGCAGCGATGTGCTCACTTTTTATGCGT CGTTCATATTCGCAACAGGCTACTGCAGCATCATGTTGGAAT GGACGTTGCACACGTACCTTGGCGTCAAAATACCCAACTCAATATCCACAGATGAAAAGGAGGCGATTTTGCAACAAGCCCGGTTCCTTAGCTTCTTGA
- a CDS encoding hypothetical protein (SECRETED:SignalP(1-19)): MKRSTLLLFFNYLAGAALAKPKPVHHDVDVAIIGGGATGAYAAVRLREDYGKSVLVIEKENKLGGHVHAYQPDGGDRPINYGVQAYLSRENTKAFFKRFNVGLVDPDPQSGFNLLFGTKDIDFNTGKDVDVDYGLINSTVALIEYAALATKYQPWFENGYFKKGKIPEDLLLPFGEFLNKHSLGSSLAVLRTLIWLSDAVNTPTWFVMAVVGQPQLAALGFGLAGPSFKYPETYSSETLYDRVFELMRDDVLLESTVVSSSRKAKGVDLVVQTPNGKKHVRAKKLLIAATPSPGNTDAWDLDNNEKSIFSKFSWETLYVSVVGKTSLPSDVTGIRNAWDNQGNFYLPQGNFVDAYTRAGNKDLWTTRVLGRATLTAQKAKSMIKQVFSKIDAAGTYDVTDPEIVAFASHGLTVPKVSPKELAAGFYQKLYALQGQRNTFWTGLTWAPDYTPILWDFTEKLFPQILSGI, encoded by the exons ATGAAGCGATCAACTTTACTTCTGTTCTTTAACTATCTGGCCGGCGCAGCCTTGGCCAAGCCCAAACCTGTACACCATGACGTTGATGTTGCTATTATTGGCGGTGGTGCCACAGGTGCCTATGCTGCTGTCAGACTCCGAGAAGACTACGGCAAGAGTGTCTTGGTCATTGAGAAAGAGAACAAGCTT GGAGGCCACGTCCATGCTTATCAACCGGACGGCGGAGACAGGCCTATCAATTACGGAGTTCAAGCGTACCTGAGCCGAGAGAATACCAAAGCATTCTTCAAGCGGTTCAATGTTGGACTGGTTGATCCGGATCCACAGAGCGGGTTCAATCTTCTTTTTGGCACCAAGGACATCGACTTCAATACTGGAAAAGATGTGGATGTTGACTACGGGCTCATCAACTCAACTGTGGCATTGATCGAGTACGCCGCACTGGCAACCAAATATCAGCCATGGTTTGAGAATGGTTACTTCAAAAAGGGCAAGATCCCAGAAGATCTTCTCTTGCCTTTCGGAGAGTTCCTGAACAAACACAGCCTTGGTAGCTCTCTTGCAGTCCTCCGAACATTGATTTGGCTGTCTGATGCAGTGAACACACCTACGTGGTTTGTCATGGCTGTTGTTGGACAACCCCAACTCGCCGCTCTAGGGTTTGGCTTGGCAGGCCCATCTTTCAAGTATCCCGAGACTTACTCTTCAGAAACACTTTATGATCGTGTTTTCGAACTCATGAGAGACGATGTCCTCCTTGAGAGCACTGTAGTCTCGAGCAGTCGCAAGGCCAAGGGTGTTGACCTGGTCGTTCAAACACCAAATGGGAAGAAGCATGTGAGAGCTAAGAAACTTCTTATTGCAGCAACCCCATCCCCTGGCAACACCGACGCATGGGACCTTGACAATAACGAAAAGTCAATCTTTTCCAAATTCTCTTGGGAAACCCTCTACGTCAGCGTTGTTGGTAAGACCAGCTTGCCTTCTGATGTTACTGGTATTCGCAACGCATGGGACAATCAGGGTAACTTTTACCTTCCTCAAGGTAACTTTGTTGATGCGTACACTCGCGCGGGCAATAAGGACCTCTGGACTACGCGTGTTCTTGGTCGTGCCACTCTGACCGCCCAGAAAGCAAAGTCCATGATTAAACAAGTCTTCTCCAAGATTGATGCTGCGGGAACATATGATGTTACCGACCCTGAAATCGTGGCCTTCGCATCACATGGACTCACTGTACCCAAAGTGTCGCCTAAGGAGTTAGCTGCTGGGTTTTATCAGAAACTTTATGCGCTACAAGGTCAGCGCAACACATTTTGGACTGGACTCACTTGGGCCCCAGACTACACTCCAATCTTGTGGGACTTTACTGAGAAGCTTTTCCCTCAAATCTTGTCCGGAATCTAG
- a CDS encoding hypothetical protein (TransMembrane:11 (n11-19c24/25o59-80i85-104o110-132i144-167o179-196i262-284o304-322i329-349o361-384i391-411o423-444i)) yields the protein MSYFGLRGKSLSIVLSIVAAMAFALQGYDQAVMNGLLTLDTFDRQFPRMKNPNIEGTAVAIYEVGCAIGALSCAFIGDILGHRRIVFIAGCIVIVGVAIQSSAFSLGQLIAARIITGLGVGALTATVPMWVSECSNARERGRRVLLQGFFAIGGIVIAAWMEFGLYFVKDNQVNFRFPIAFQGLFAVIITSLVMFLPESPRWLIKKDRFEDAKKVMAALEDLPYDSEVINEELTLIRDAYIEEKRQAASIFTMGPERQFHRAVLAVGLAILAQMSGVNIVTFYSTTIFQQQLHYSPVESRIFSASLQVWQFIAAGFAILLIDRFGRRKLLMAGALGMCVAQTSLAGLLSDLTNKSATEAAISFYFVALFFFPVGLFLLPFMYAAEISPLSIRAQVTAVSACANWLFNFLVAEVSPHALKNIGFRYYIVYSCITFFTFIVIYFFYPETKGRTLEEIDDIFIQSRGIWDPVKVEKSLPGDTIALAERLRNVHEQEKHDATHAENV from the exons ATGTCATACTTTGGACTTCGGGGCAAGTCCCTGAGTATCGTACTCAGCATAGTCGCTGCAATGGCCTTTGCCCTCCAGGGCTACGACCAAGCTGTCATGAACGGTCTCCTAACCCTGGATACTTTCGACCGGCAATTTCCCCGGATGAAGAACCCTAACATCGAAG GTACTGCTGTGGCCATTTACGAAGTTGGCTGTGCTATTGGAGCTCTTTCTTGCGCTTTCATCGGCGACATACTCGGCCATCGCCGTATTGTCTTCATCGCGGGCTGTATCGTCATTGTTGGTGTCGCGATACAGAGTAGCGCATTTTCTCTCGGCCAGCTTATCGCTGCCAGAATCATTACAGGTCTCGGGGTTGGCGCCCTGACAGCTACCGTGCCTATGTGGGTATCTGAGTGCTCCAATGCCAGAGAACGTGGGCGTCGCGTGCTCCTTCAGGGCTTCTTTGCCATTGGTGGCATTGTCATTGCAGCGTGGATGGAATTCGGCCTTTATTTCGTGAAGGACAACCAAGTCAACTTCCGCTTTCCTATCGCCTTCCAGGGCCTGTTCGCGGTTATTATCACCTCGCTAGTTATGTTTCTTCCAGAGTCTCCCCGCTGGCTCATAAAAAAAGACCGCTTCGAGGATGCAAAAAAAGTCATGGCTGCTCTCGAGGACCTCCCATACGACTCTGAGGTCATCAACGAGGAACTTACCCTCATCCGCGACGCCTACATCGAGGAAAAACGCCAGGCTGCGTCTATCTTCACCATGGGTCCTGAGCGCCAGTTTCATCGTGCCGTTCTTGCTGTTGGCCTTGCCATTCTTGCGCAAATGTCGGGTGTCAACATTGTCACCTTTTACTCCACAACCATCTTCCAGCAGCAGCTACACTATTCACCAGTAGAATCTCGCATTTTCTCTGCAAGCTTGCAGGTCTGGCAATTCATTGCTGCCGGGTTCGCCATCCTGCTCATCGATAGGTTTGGTCGCCGCAAGCTGCTCATGGCTGGTGCGTTGGGCATGTGTGTTGCCCAGACGTCACTTGCCGGTCTTTTGTCTGACTTGACCAATAAGTCTGCTACTGAAGCTGCCATTTCCTTCTACTTTGTCGCCTTGTTTTTCTTCCCTGTCggtctcttccttcttccatTCATGTACGCTGCTGAGATATCACCTCTTAGCATTCGTGCCCAGGTTACAGCCGTCAGTGCCTGTGCCAACTGGCTGTTTAACTTTCTAGTTGCCGAGGTGTCCCCCCATGCCCTCAAGAACATTGGTTTTAGATACTACATTGTCTACTCCTGCATTACCTTCTTCACATTCATCGTCATATACTTCTTCTACCCAGAGACGAAGGGCCGTACTTTGGAAGAGATCGATGACATTTTCATCCAGTCAAGGGGTATCTGGGATCCAGTTAAGGTCGAGAAGAGCCTGCCAGGAGACACTATAGCTCTGGCGGAGCGCCTTAGAAACGTTCACGAGCAGGAGAAGCATGATGCAACACATGCAGAGAACGTATAA